The following are encoded together in the Mesoterricola sediminis genome:
- a CDS encoding DEAD/DEAH box helicase gives MDAARSLDSIRTAALALGLDPCAEVTLPGCPARVRPLPEGLHPRLRALLAQQVPQGLYAHQAEGIAAGLAGENLCLATPTASGKSLVFMATALHAVLSRPGTRVLALYPVKALIQDQLDKWRRLLDPLGLSCAFIDGSVPPASRAALLEQHPVILMTPDVLHAWMLSHLEHAAVRRFLAELRLLVLDEAHVYEGVFGTNMAYLLHRLQAVSALRQIIASTATVGDPGTFLEKLTGRTMTVFDQDSDGTGRPGRTLLLLRPAGKGAFEQHVGLLRALLKQGAGRFLAFADSRKMVEQIVSALSRSEGAPEGSEDEPAPEGLERAAVLPYRAGYEDDDRKMIQSAMEKGELLGVVSTSALELGLDIGDLHIVVMLGIPASMKAFWQRAGRVGRRAYGICLVVDDRGLATAGGQSFEDFLARPVEESWLYLENRYVQYANALCAAFELSAADPRAVDRSVFSNLPELFSSLLDNELNPSLAVPEDLYPLKQRAQGGPHLEFPVRSGIEKSLAIRLQRGPHLQPLGSVSFSQSLREAFPGAVYYYMGRPYRVFQYKLRNGEISVKPERRVTTKATLQSKVFPKFTGGTLNLTASEEGFIAEAEVQVSERIVGFTEQRGSARLQVQYGPDCAWAQRPLTRFFETTGVCWYFDDRAVLTEELGQALLLAFCAKFGIAARDLGLGQFYTQEGPNGLGVCSGLCVYDAAHGSLRLTQQLIEAFPDVIETALAFAEDDPDASQELTDGLQALLDLTLATKQKACRQAAVVPAGDEDWATLPAPGSRALLREDVGSADEVTVKGWRFTPKGLMVDLVPTDPKVSSWLVRAASVVPIHGETRLLRVNLTTGEETPLEAALAAAR, from the coding sequence ATGGATGCTGCCCGATCCCTCGATTCGATCCGAACCGCCGCCCTGGCCCTGGGTCTGGACCCCTGCGCCGAGGTGACCCTGCCTGGCTGCCCCGCCCGGGTGCGGCCCCTCCCCGAAGGCCTCCACCCCAGGCTCCGGGCCCTCCTCGCCCAGCAGGTCCCCCAGGGGCTGTATGCCCACCAGGCCGAGGGCATCGCCGCCGGCCTCGCCGGGGAGAACCTGTGCCTCGCCACCCCGACGGCCTCAGGCAAGAGCCTCGTCTTCATGGCCACCGCCCTCCACGCGGTGCTCAGCCGCCCCGGCACCCGGGTCCTGGCGCTCTACCCGGTCAAGGCCCTCATCCAGGACCAGCTCGACAAATGGAGGCGGCTGCTCGATCCCCTGGGCCTCTCCTGCGCCTTCATCGATGGGAGCGTCCCCCCCGCGAGCCGGGCTGCCCTCCTCGAGCAGCACCCGGTGATCCTCATGACGCCCGACGTGCTCCACGCCTGGATGCTGAGCCACCTGGAGCACGCCGCCGTCCGGCGGTTCCTTGCCGAGCTCCGCCTGCTGGTCCTGGACGAGGCCCACGTCTACGAGGGCGTCTTCGGCACCAACATGGCCTACCTCCTCCACCGCCTCCAGGCCGTGAGCGCACTCCGCCAGATCATCGCCAGCACCGCCACCGTCGGCGATCCGGGCACCTTCCTGGAAAAGCTCACGGGCCGGACCATGACCGTCTTCGACCAGGATTCGGACGGCACGGGGCGCCCGGGCCGGACCCTCCTCCTGCTCCGCCCCGCCGGGAAGGGCGCCTTCGAGCAGCACGTGGGCCTCCTGCGGGCCCTCCTCAAGCAGGGCGCGGGACGCTTCCTGGCCTTCGCCGACTCCAGGAAGATGGTCGAACAGATCGTCTCCGCCCTTTCCCGGTCCGAAGGCGCCCCCGAAGGCTCCGAGGACGAGCCTGCCCCCGAGGGCCTGGAGCGGGCCGCAGTCCTCCCCTACCGCGCAGGCTACGAGGATGATGACCGGAAGATGATCCAGTCGGCCATGGAGAAGGGGGAGCTCCTGGGCGTGGTGTCCACCAGCGCCCTTGAGCTGGGGCTCGACATCGGCGACCTCCACATCGTGGTCATGCTCGGGATCCCGGCCTCCATGAAGGCCTTCTGGCAGCGAGCGGGGCGCGTCGGGCGGCGGGCCTACGGCATCTGCCTGGTGGTCGACGACCGGGGCCTCGCGACCGCGGGGGGGCAGTCCTTCGAGGATTTCCTGGCCCGCCCCGTCGAGGAGAGCTGGCTCTACCTGGAGAACCGCTACGTCCAGTACGCCAACGCCCTGTGCGCCGCCTTCGAGCTCTCCGCCGCCGACCCCCGGGCCGTGGACCGGAGCGTCTTCTCCAACCTGCCGGAGCTGTTCAGCAGCCTCCTGGACAACGAGCTGAACCCGTCGCTGGCCGTCCCCGAGGACCTCTACCCCTTGAAGCAGCGCGCCCAGGGCGGCCCGCACCTGGAGTTTCCGGTCCGCTCCGGCATCGAGAAGAGCCTCGCCATCCGCCTCCAGCGCGGGCCCCACCTCCAGCCCCTCGGCAGCGTCTCCTTCTCCCAGTCCCTGCGCGAGGCCTTCCCGGGGGCGGTCTACTACTACATGGGGCGGCCCTACCGGGTCTTCCAATACAAGCTGCGCAACGGCGAGATCAGCGTCAAGCCCGAGAGGCGCGTCACGACGAAAGCCACGCTCCAGAGCAAGGTCTTCCCCAAGTTCACGGGCGGCACCCTGAACCTGACCGCAAGCGAGGAGGGTTTCATCGCCGAGGCCGAGGTCCAGGTCAGCGAGCGCATCGTGGGCTTCACGGAGCAGCGGGGCAGCGCCCGGCTCCAGGTCCAGTACGGGCCCGACTGCGCCTGGGCCCAGCGCCCCCTGACCCGGTTCTTCGAGACCACCGGCGTCTGCTGGTACTTCGACGACCGCGCCGTGCTCACCGAGGAGCTCGGGCAGGCCCTCCTCTTGGCCTTCTGCGCCAAGTTCGGCATCGCGGCCCGCGACCTGGGACTCGGCCAGTTCTATACCCAGGAAGGGCCCAACGGACTGGGCGTCTGCAGCGGCCTCTGCGTCTACGACGCGGCCCACGGGAGCCTCCGGCTCACCCAGCAGCTCATCGAGGCCTTCCCCGACGTGATCGAGACCGCGCTGGCCTTCGCCGAGGACGACCCCGACGCGAGCCAGGAACTCACCGATGGGCTGCAGGCCCTCCTGGACCTGACCCTGGCCACGAAGCAGAAGGCCTGCCGCCAGGCTGCGGTCGTCCCCGCCGGCGACGAGGACTGGGCCACCCTCCCCGCCCCCGGCTCCCGGGCCCTCCTGCGCGAGGACGTCGGCAGCGCGGACGAAGTCACCGTGAAGGGCTGGCGGTTCACCCCCAAGGGCCTGATGGTGGACCTCGTCCCCACCGACCCCAAGGTGTCCAGCTGGCTCGTCCGCGCGGCCTCCGTGGTCCCCATCCATGGCGAGACCCGGCTCCTGCGCGTCAACCTCACCACCGGCGAGGAGACCCCCCTCGAGGCGGCCCTGGCCGCGGCGCGCTAG
- a CDS encoding MutS-related protein has translation MPPTPPEPRDLDLVRLYHQALGDAPGTVDGDTWADLALDEVFRRFDRTASWMGSQMLYRRLRVLAADDADLEARTRAYAALRADPAWAARARRVLAPLGGPGTPFLAPFLIHGLPDQLPSPGLYIACALAPLACILGGLVAPWLLIASLAFLFVNIVLNETVGRRLSVHGPAFSRLHALLAAADALATLPGGPPLPARARLLALRPALARVQARLSTLAVDRSQLPELAAVVFGYLNILFLLDVVAFLWAVPALLRHRGDLLAALEALGELDADLAIAAVLDAAPGAFITPAFGTGRDLDVRDLTHPLLADPVGNDLAVRGRSVLITGSNMAGKTTFIKTVGVNLVLAQTLHLVRAAQATLPRLPVASSIRREDRLEAGQSYYLVEIQRLKAFADTPRPHLLLIDEILRGTNTVERVAASTALLRHLGATHLVLVTTHDLEVGQALADGFDVHHFAEQVTGDAFGFDYRLRPGPVYTRNAIRLLELSGFPAPVTEEARRLAGSVSAPA, from the coding sequence ATGCCTCCGACGCCCCCGGAACCCCGCGACCTGGACCTCGTCCGGCTCTACCACCAGGCCCTGGGCGATGCGCCCGGGACGGTGGACGGCGACACCTGGGCCGACCTGGCGCTGGACGAGGTCTTCCGGCGCTTTGACCGGACCGCGAGCTGGATGGGGAGCCAGATGCTCTACCGGCGCCTGCGCGTCCTGGCCGCGGACGACGCCGACCTGGAGGCCCGGACCCGCGCCTACGCGGCCCTGCGCGCGGACCCGGCCTGGGCCGCCAGGGCCCGGCGGGTCCTGGCGCCCCTGGGCGGCCCCGGAACCCCCTTCCTGGCCCCCTTCCTCATCCACGGCCTGCCCGACCAGCTGCCCAGCCCCGGGCTTTACATCGCCTGCGCCCTGGCCCCCCTCGCCTGCATCCTGGGGGGTCTGGTCGCACCCTGGCTCCTGATCGCGTCGCTGGCCTTCCTCTTCGTCAACATCGTCCTCAACGAGACCGTGGGGCGCCGGCTCTCCGTGCATGGCCCGGCCTTCTCCCGGCTCCACGCCCTCCTCGCCGCGGCCGACGCCCTGGCCACGCTCCCCGGCGGCCCCCCCCTTCCCGCGCGGGCGCGGCTCCTGGCCCTCCGGCCGGCCCTGGCCCGCGTCCAGGCGCGCCTGAGCACCCTGGCCGTGGACCGCAGCCAGCTGCCGGAGCTGGCGGCCGTCGTCTTCGGCTACCTGAACATCCTCTTCCTCCTGGACGTGGTGGCCTTCCTCTGGGCCGTCCCAGCCCTCCTGCGCCACCGCGGCGACCTGCTGGCCGCCCTGGAGGCCCTCGGCGAGCTGGACGCGGACCTGGCCATCGCCGCCGTCCTGGACGCCGCGCCCGGAGCCTTCATCACCCCGGCCTTCGGGACCGGCCGGGACCTGGACGTGCGGGACCTGACCCACCCCCTCCTGGCGGACCCGGTGGGCAACGACCTGGCCGTGCGCGGGCGCTCGGTCCTCATCACCGGCTCCAACATGGCTGGCAAGACCACCTTCATCAAGACCGTGGGCGTCAACCTGGTCCTGGCCCAGACCCTGCATCTGGTCCGGGCGGCCCAGGCCACCCTCCCCCGCCTGCCGGTGGCCTCCTCCATCCGCCGGGAGGACCGCCTCGAGGCGGGCCAGAGCTACTACCTCGTGGAGATCCAGCGCCTGAAGGCCTTCGCGGACACCCCCCGGCCCCACCTCCTCCTCATCGACGAGATCCTCCGCGGCACCAACACCGTCGAGCGGGTCGCCGCCTCCACCGCCCTGCTCCGCCACCTGGGCGCCACCCACCTCGTCCTCGTCACCACCCACGACTTGGAGGTGGGCCAGGCCCTGGCCGACGGATTCGACGTCCACCATTTCGCGGAGCAGGTGACCGGTGACGCCTTCGGCTTCGATTACCGGCTGCGGCCGGGTCCCGTCTACACCCGCAACGCCATCCGGCTTCTGGAGCTGTCGGGCTTCCCCGCCCCCGTCACCGAGGAGGCCCGTCGATTGGCGGGCTCCGTCTCCGCCCCGGCCTGA
- a CDS encoding monomeric [FeFe] hydrogenase produces the protein MPNETQTSRLRRELMVHLARGIQEGTLAERVDRLPLELRPRHPRPDPLRCCVHSERAILRYRIMALLGFGAEDETDELKPLAAYAREALARRRRDDRLLTVIDEACSACERGRHTVTDACRGCAARPCTLACPKHAIRLEYGRAVIDPAACVNCGKCRDLCAFQAIHKLSAPCERACPAGAIARGEDGKQVIDRARCVACGQCLAKCPFGAVAEVSELVDVAGALARGEALVALLAPALATQFDVSLPHLAGALREAGFQGVVEVAAGADAVARQEAAELVERLEAGEPVLTTSCCPAFTGLVRAKFPALAPRISATPTPLAVAAGLAEARFPGARRVFISPCVAKRREVLEGDGAHHVLTVEELGSLFLARGLEIAACAPVDPDLQASPAGRGFAAAGGVRAAVLAHLAGEAPASEALAGLGPDTQKALRAYASGKGPARFLEGMGCEGGCVSGPCTLADPRLAKRRLGP, from the coding sequence ATGCCCAACGAAACCCAGACCAGCCGCCTGCGCCGCGAACTCATGGTCCACCTGGCCCGGGGGATCCAGGAGGGCACCCTGGCCGAGCGGGTGGACCGCCTCCCCCTGGAGCTCCGCCCCCGCCACCCCCGCCCCGATCCCCTCCGGTGCTGCGTGCACAGCGAGCGGGCCATCCTCCGCTACCGGATCATGGCCCTGCTGGGCTTCGGCGCCGAGGACGAGACCGACGAGCTCAAGCCCCTGGCCGCCTATGCCCGGGAGGCCCTGGCCCGCCGCCGCAGGGACGACCGCCTTCTCACCGTCATCGACGAGGCCTGCAGCGCCTGCGAACGGGGCCGCCACACGGTCACCGACGCCTGCCGGGGCTGCGCTGCCCGCCCCTGCACCCTGGCCTGCCCCAAGCACGCTATCCGCCTGGAGTACGGCCGGGCCGTCATCGATCCCGCCGCCTGCGTGAACTGCGGCAAATGCCGCGACCTCTGCGCCTTCCAGGCCATCCACAAGCTGTCCGCCCCCTGCGAGCGGGCCTGCCCGGCCGGAGCCATCGCCCGGGGCGAGGACGGCAAGCAGGTCATCGACAGGGCCCGCTGCGTGGCCTGCGGCCAGTGCCTGGCCAAGTGCCCCTTCGGCGCCGTGGCCGAGGTGTCCGAGCTGGTGGACGTGGCCGGGGCCCTCGCCCGGGGGGAGGCCCTGGTCGCCCTCCTCGCCCCGGCCCTGGCGACCCAGTTCGACGTGTCCCTGCCCCACCTCGCCGGGGCGCTGCGGGAAGCCGGCTTCCAGGGCGTGGTGGAGGTGGCCGCCGGCGCCGACGCCGTGGCCCGGCAGGAGGCCGCCGAGCTCGTCGAGCGCCTGGAGGCCGGCGAGCCCGTCCTGACCACCAGCTGCTGCCCCGCCTTCACCGGGCTGGTGCGGGCCAAATTCCCCGCCCTCGCCCCCCGGATCTCCGCCACCCCCACCCCCCTGGCCGTGGCCGCGGGCCTGGCCGAGGCGCGCTTTCCCGGGGCCAGGCGGGTCTTCATCAGCCCCTGCGTCGCCAAGCGCCGGGAGGTCCTGGAGGGGGACGGGGCCCACCACGTGCTCACCGTTGAGGAACTGGGCTCCCTCTTCCTCGCCCGCGGCCTGGAGATCGCCGCCTGCGCCCCCGTCGACCCCGACCTGCAGGCCAGCCCCGCCGGCCGCGGCTTCGCCGCCGCAGGCGGCGTCCGGGCCGCCGTGCTCGCCCACCTCGCCGGCGAAGCCCCGGCCTCGGAGGCCCTGGCGGGCCTGGGCCCCGACACCCAGAAGGCCCTGCGCGCCTATGCGTCGGGCAAGGGCCCCGCGCGCTTCCTGGAGGGCATGGGCTGCGAGGGCGGGTGCGTCTCCGGTCCCTGCACCCTCGCCGACCCCCGCCTCGCCAAGCGCCGCCTGGGCCCGTAG